One genomic window of Actinoalloteichus hoggarensis includes the following:
- a CDS encoding sensor histidine kinase, with protein MPPAPPPGDAVVPGDAVMPMVPSNVAPPSAPTTGTQPEGAPQPGLGTSDAAEAGAAPSPRSAWAALRAAPWRYPLTRWPWLCLLYLLTGTVIAPFWLFSALVLGLTGILLTPVGGGLVLLAILALLGLPVAAAERHRLLWIDREPLRPNHLPAPRRGMLAWWSLRLREPATWRELVATLPITTLFWVFELVTLIAVLVGVACLVGVPLLALFGPADAVAFDVPVTESPLRWLGPLLLPVFLVFSAYLVTPVAAIRGRLTRLLYGGAGPDLGAELVELRRSRARLVDGFEVERRRIERDLHDGAQQRLLSVHLSLGMATIALEEENADGEAVRLVRGAQDAAREALAELRAVVRGIHPRVLTDRGLPAAVAELGDRLPIAVTVRIDLPVRPPAFAEVAAYFVVAEALTNVVRHSGASSATVTGGLRGALLVITVTDEGDGGADPTAGTGLQGLVDRAAAVGGRLLLASPIGGPTVLHLEIPCPSSLESSV; from the coding sequence GTGCCTCCTGCCCCTCCACCGGGTGACGCCGTCGTGCCGGGTGACGCCGTCATGCCGATGGTCCCGTCGAACGTCGCGCCGCCGAGCGCGCCGACGACCGGCACGCAGCCCGAGGGCGCCCCGCAGCCGGGACTCGGAACCTCCGACGCCGCCGAGGCGGGGGCCGCGCCGTCGCCACGGTCGGCCTGGGCCGCCTTACGAGCCGCCCCCTGGCGGTATCCGCTCACCCGATGGCCCTGGCTGTGCCTGCTCTATCTGCTCACCGGAACGGTCATCGCGCCGTTCTGGCTGTTCAGCGCACTGGTGTTGGGGTTGACAGGAATCCTGCTGACCCCCGTGGGCGGCGGGCTCGTGCTCCTCGCGATCCTCGCCCTGCTGGGACTGCCGGTGGCGGCGGCCGAACGGCACAGACTCCTGTGGATCGATCGGGAGCCGCTGCGCCCGAATCACCTGCCCGCGCCGCGCCGGGGGATGCTCGCCTGGTGGTCGCTACGCCTGCGGGAGCCCGCGACCTGGCGTGAGCTGGTGGCCACGCTCCCGATCACGACGCTGTTCTGGGTCTTCGAGCTGGTGACGCTCATCGCCGTCCTGGTGGGGGTGGCCTGTCTCGTCGGCGTGCCCCTGCTCGCCCTGTTCGGCCCGGCCGACGCCGTGGCCTTCGACGTGCCGGTGACCGAGTCGCCGTTGCGCTGGCTCGGACCGCTGCTCCTGCCCGTCTTCCTGGTGTTCTCGGCCTATCTGGTCACCCCGGTGGCGGCGATCAGGGGGCGACTCACGCGGCTGCTGTACGGCGGCGCCGGGCCGGATCTCGGCGCGGAGCTGGTCGAGCTGCGGCGATCCCGAGCCCGGCTCGTCGACGGCTTCGAGGTGGAGCGCCGCCGGATCGAGCGGGACCTGCACGACGGCGCGCAGCAGCGGCTGCTCTCCGTCCATCTCAGCCTCGGAATGGCGACGATCGCGTTGGAGGAGGAGAACGCCGACGGCGAGGCCGTCCGGCTGGTGCGCGGAGCGCAGGACGCGGCACGGGAGGCGTTGGCGGAGCTGCGCGCGGTGGTGCGGGGCATCCATCCCCGGGTGCTCACCGATCGGGGACTGCCCGCCGCCGTCGCGGAGCTGGGCGACCGGCTGCCGATCGCGGTCACGGTGCGGATCGACCTGCCGGTCCGCCCGCCCGCCTTCGCCGAGGTGGCGGCCTACTTCGTGGTCGCCGAGGCGCTGACGAACGTCGTCCGGCACAGCGGGGCGTCCTCGGCCACGGTCACCGGCGGCCTGCGGGGCGCACTGCTCGTCATCACCGTCACCGACGAGGGTGACGGCGGAGCGGACCCGACGGCGGGCACCGGACTTCAGGGCTTGGTGGATCGGGCCGCGGCGGTGGGCGGCAGACTGTTGCTCGCCAGCCCGATCGGGGGACCCACCGTCCTGCACCTGGAGATTCCGTGTCCGTCGAGCCTGGAGTCGAGCGTCTGA
- a CDS encoding response regulator, with amino-acid sequence MSVEPGVERLSDHGGLRIALAEDSVLLRDGLVHLLGRFGHRVTAAVGTADELLAAVADTVPDLVLTDVRMPPGHSDEGLRAAISLRENRPELPIMVLSQYIEQTYAAELFADGGPGLGYLLKDRVGDVRQFVAAVVQVAAGGTVVDQEVVRQLLARNRDSSPITRLSAREHEVLGLMAQGHANGVIARTLTVSEAAVAKHIGNILAKLDLPPQEQGHRRVLAVLAYLRDHGLSH; translated from the coding sequence GTGTCCGTCGAGCCTGGAGTCGAGCGTCTGAGCGATCACGGCGGGCTCCGCATCGCGCTCGCCGAGGACTCCGTGCTGTTACGGGACGGCCTCGTGCACCTGCTCGGCCGGTTCGGCCACCGGGTGACGGCCGCCGTCGGCACGGCGGACGAACTGCTCGCCGCCGTCGCCGACACCGTCCCCGACCTGGTGCTCACCGACGTCCGGATGCCGCCCGGCCACTCCGACGAGGGACTGCGGGCGGCCATCAGCCTGCGCGAGAACCGGCCGGAGCTGCCGATCATGGTGCTGAGCCAGTACATCGAACAGACCTACGCCGCCGAGCTGTTCGCCGACGGCGGGCCCGGTCTGGGCTATCTGCTCAAGGACCGCGTGGGCGACGTCCGGCAGTTCGTCGCCGCCGTGGTGCAGGTGGCCGCAGGCGGCACCGTGGTCGATCAGGAGGTCGTGCGGCAGCTGCTGGCGCGCAACCGGGACTCCTCGCCCATCACGCGGCTGTCCGCCAGGGAACACGAGGTGCTCGGCCTGATGGCGCAGGGCCACGCCAACGGCGTGATCGCCAGGACGTTGACCGTCAGCGAGGCGGCCGTGGCCAAGCACATCGGCAACATCCTCGCCAAGCTCGACCTGCCCCCGCAGGAACAGGGCCACCGCCGTGTGCTGGCGGTGCTCGCCTATCTCCGCGACCACGGCCTGAGCCACTGA
- a CDS encoding 4a-hydroxytetrahydrobiopterin dehydratase encodes MAEQLSDDEIDKALARLGDWRRDGDALVRRVDLPSFPEAVAVVNRVAEIAESEDHHPDIDIRFSTLVFRLSTHSAGGITRLDVTLAQEIDNVVDVARGQ; translated from the coding sequence ATGGCTGAGCAGTTGAGTGACGACGAGATCGACAAGGCCCTCGCCCGGCTGGGCGACTGGCGGCGGGACGGCGACGCGCTGGTTCGACGTGTCGACCTGCCGTCCTTCCCCGAGGCCGTCGCGGTGGTGAACCGGGTGGCCGAGATCGCCGAGAGCGAGGACCACCATCCCGACATCGACATCCGCTTCTCGACGCTGGTCTTCCGGCTGAGCACGCATTCCGCGGGCGGGATCACGCGCCTGGACGTCACCCTCGCGCAGGAGATCGACAACGTGGTGGACGTGGCGCGCGGTCAGTGA